The Longimicrobium sp. genome segment ATGTCGCACAGCACCGTTAGGCCAAGGTGATGGTGGTGAGCGTGGTGACGTCGCCCGTGTAGCCGAAGGTGCCCTCCACTGCCTCGCCATCGGCGGCACCGGTGAGGGGGCAGCTGTCGATCTTGGCCGCGAACTGGAAGACCTTGGCGCCGGCCGCCGTCCCCTTGGGGCACACCTGGAGATGGACGTCGCTGCCGTTGGCCCACGCCGTCTCGGCGATCGACTGCCCATTGGTGTCGCCATCGTCCCAGTCATAGCCGATGTCGCCGGACAGGGTGCGATCACCGGCGATCAGGGCTTGTCCGCCGAGCCACTTGCGGACGGTGCCGCCCTCGCTGCCGCGGTCCATCCCCCAGTCGCGCACGTAGCCGATGTTGGTGAACACGCCCCCGCTGGTGGTGCTGATCCGCACGCGGGACAGCCCTGGATTGTTCGGAGCAGCCATGGTTCAGCCTTTCGCGTTGTCGGTGGTGGACTTCTTCTCGGCAGCGGCTTCGGGGGCGTCGCCGTTGGACTGCGCCACCGCGCTCCCAGCCACGACGGCGGGCGGACGGCTGGTGGACTCGTACTTCATCTCCTCCGCCTTCTCGTTGTCGGGCACCTTCTTGGGCGTGCTCATCCTGGATCTCCGGGCTGGGGTTCGTCGCTGCCGAGGTAGCGCGGCGTGCGCGTCTCGGTCTCGGGCTCGTCCTCCTCCGCGTCGGGCAGCAGCGCCCCCATCTCGACCGCGGCGGCGATGCGCTCCAGAGCCTCGGCGATGCGCTCCATCAGGTCCGTCATGCATCCTCCATCGCGATGAATCGCCACCGGGTGATCGCCTGCCGCCATCCGTCCGCCTCTGCCTGCGTTTCCTCGAACTCCCACCGCGCATGCACCGTCCCGTATCCGTCCACGGACAGCGGTTGCCTAAGCGCGAGCGTGAGCTGCCGTGCCAGCGTCAGCACCTCGGCGTTACTGCGGGTTGGGCTCTGCGCCCAGCTGTGCGCCGTGAGCGTCATGGTGGCACCGTACCGCCCCAGCGTGTTGCGGGGCACCCCAGTGCTGTTTCCGATCACCACGTAAGGGGACGCCTCGCCCTGCGGCGCCTCCCCGTCGTAGATCCGGTCGCCGACGAGGGCGACCACGGCGGGCGTCGCGAGCCATCGCGCAGCGACCGCGACCTGAATCGGCCAGGCGCTCACTCGGCCACGTCCTGCACGGTTGCCTGCATCGCCCGGCGGAGACGCGCGACGTGCGGACCGCTCTCTTCTTCGAGGCTCGGGTAAAGCCACGGCTGCGCCGGGAGGGGCCCGCCCCCCTTGCCGTGGCTCCGCGTGCCGAACTCCAGAAACCGGAGCCAAAAAGTCCGACGGGAGTGCGTCACGAAGCCGCGCGTGCCCTGCTTGTTCACCCTCCGCCGGATGCTCGCCGCGCCCTTCCCGGTCCTACGCTTCACCCGCGCCTTGGCCTTGGTGTAGACGGCCTCAGTCGTTTCGGTGATGGCCTCGCGCACCCTTGTCTGAGTGGCAGGCGGCAGAGCCCTCAGCAGCTTGCGGCGCAATTCGGGCATGCCCGAGATGTCCACCGACTTCATCCGCGCCCCAGATCGGCGTGCCATCAGCCCACCTCCTCGACCAACATCACCAGCCACCGGCGCCGCCCCTCCGGGTCAACCGGCGGAGCGATGTTGTAGACCTTCCCGCCGATCACCGCCCTCATGCCCGGGTTGATCCCCGCGTTGTGGCGGACGGTGATGCGGTGCGTCAGCGTGGAATCGGTCTGCATCGCCTGGATGCGCTCCACGCCTGTCAGCCCCTCCACCTGCGCCCATGCCGTGTGCCAGTCGGTCCATGTGGTCGAGCTGCCCCCGCCGGG includes the following:
- a CDS encoding phage head closure protein, which gives rise to MAFRQPGAGDLRHRVLFQTSATAPAPGGGSSTTWTDWHTAWAQVEGLTGVERIQAMQTDSTLTHRITVRHNAGINPGMRAVIGGKVYNIAPPVDPEGRRRWLVMLVEEVG
- a CDS encoding DUF3168 domain-containing protein yields the protein MSAWPIQVAVAARWLATPAVVALVGDRIYDGEAPQGEASPYVVIGNSTGVPRNTLGRYGATMTLTAHSWAQSPTRSNAEVLTLARQLTLALRQPLSVDGYGTVHARWEFEETQAEADGWRQAITRWRFIAMEDA